In Synchiropus splendidus isolate RoL2022-P1 chromosome 11, RoL_Sspl_1.0, whole genome shotgun sequence, the DNA window CTTGGAGTCACCCTAATCTCAGGGCACGAGAGACATGAGACGGCAGATCGTTTTTGCGGGGCCCTTGACTTTGGTGCTTACCTGGGCGGCCCCTACCGCGTCCACCGAATGAGCGGGCTCcgtactgctgctgctggtagAGCTCTTTGGGTTGGGCTTGTTTAATCTCACACTAGGGTGGAAACGGTACATTTTAGTGACCCGACCTTGCCGGTGAATTTAATGAGACGGATTTCAGCACCTACCTTGCTTCCACTGACAGTATGGAACTTCTTTTCCATAACCTTCTTGGCATCTGCCTCCTCTTTGTACGTGATGAACACAAAACCTCTTCTTTTTTCCGTTTTTGAGTCTTGAGGAAGCTCAATTCCCTCAATCTGCAGGAGCCAAAGGTGTGACTGAGCAAGTGTTCCAGACAAACCTCAAGACAAGCTGCTAGCTGATCACTGACCTCACCAAACTGCCCAAAGTACTCCTCGATGACCTCCTTGGAAGTTTCCGGGTTAATGCCGCCAACAAAGATTTTCTTGATGGGCTCCCTCTTCATGGCCATTGCTTTCTTTGGGTCGATCTGGCGCCCATCGAGTCGATGCTCTTTTCGTTCAAGAACCTGAGCGTACCACTGATGTCAATCACTGCTTCGATGCAGGGCTCTCATTGCACATCCTCACTCACCTTGTCAACACTGGCGGGGTCTTTGAACAAGATGAAACCAAAACCCCGTGACCGGCCAGACTGCTGGTCCATCTTGATGGTGCAGTCAGTCACCTCACCAAACTTGGAGAAGTAATCTTTGAGATCCTTCTTGCTCGTGTCCCAGCTGAGACCACCAACAAACATTTTCCTGAAAACGAGAAAACAAATTGCCAGATGGTGTGAGGAACACATTTCTATCTGATAAATAAATCGCGCATGTACCCCGACTTTCTTCCCTTTAAGATGATTATTACGAAACAGAGAAGTGATATGAGAGTACATAGTGTTTTAGAACAGCCGTTTGAAAGCAGTCGATTGGTTTAAGATtaacttcactgaaaaattgaaAGCAAACCGAATATAAAGGGTGATTTGTGCTCTATGAAATGATTCCACTCATCATCCCCCGAGCGATAGCATCGACGTCGGCCGGCACCCATCCCCCCCTCTACCCTGCACATGGCGGCGACAAAGGCCGGATGAACAAAGAAACATGGCAAACCGCAGGCACCGTCGGGAAATCGAATAAAACGCGTCGCTCCGGACTCACCCTGCATCCTCCTCTCCCTTGCTGGCGTCGATCTGGTTTCCCTCCGACCCACCGTTCTGGGAGCCCTCGTCGACCTCGGCTCCGTTATCCTCCTCGGCATGGCCGGCTCCATTCAAGTCATCGGCGGCTTCTTCGTGGCCATTTTCCGAGGTTTCCATGTACTGCTGCTCAGTCTCCGACATTTTGCGGTGTTACTGTGGCACAAGATAAGAACGAGGCACGTTAAAAGGCGCCACAAGAGGGGACGCCAACCACCCCCACACAGCCGTCTTCACCAGGGCCGCCGGTCGACACTGGCGATAACAATCGCCACCATTTTGGTCAGCAAGCTCGAGCCCACTCGTTGGTCCAATACCACATTCAAACCCCACTCATAGTCCACGAAATAATCCAAAGCCGACTTACTATACATCTACGTAACGCATTCATGTCTTTAAGTCGATTTAGATTTACAAACTCCCACTATATTTCGACGACTCTCATTACGTAATGGAGAGGCCGAGGTACGGGAGATCGATGTAGTTACAGCTAGCTCAGTTTCCCACCATTTAGAATGAAAACCTTGTTGTTTCTCGCAGAAATATCACAGACACCGGACGATGTTCAACTTACTTGATACAATTAGCAAAGAAAACGAAGCCGGGGAGTACAGGGGCCTAGTCGCTGGTCACACCGCCGGAGAGCTCACTTTAAGATGGATTCTTCCACCGGAGAAACAGCACCACTCGTGGTTTTCTATTACCGGCAGAGAGCGGACTACGCAGCCGTGAAAAAAGCTCTGCAATTGGTCGATCGAGCCTGCAAATCTTCAGGTCGTCCAATCAGAAAGGTGAGTGGATTGGTCACGCCCTCTAACACAGGAAGACGCCTGAACCCATTTCCATTTTATTCATAGAATcggaatagaatttattgccatggtcagtgggggttcaccaactaggaaagtgctccgaaataaagtgctgttaataaaatcacataaaataaaataatttatcgAGTTAAAATGacttactattattatttaccTCCccattatttcagtttttcGAGAAAAGGGAAATTCATTTCACTGATTGTACGCAGTTCGGAAGCAGAATAATGTGAATTTACCCCATCTGTAACTAGCGTTATagatattatataaaaaaatttaaatatttattttattgtgtaatAAATTTGCCTCACTGATATAGTACCATGTTTACATCTCAAAACAAACCAGAGAGAGGCGCTCATATCCTTTTTATGATATCTTGTTCTGATGATGTCAATTCAAGAATTGAATACAGCTCAGGTGTAGTTTCTCCTTTCCGTCAACATGTGGATCATGCAAATGGAAACATTGGCAAAACCTTGATGAAGTCATGACAGTGGCGTTTATTTTAACAGGAAAAGTCTTTCTGAAGTGAGTATTCTCCTGCACTTTTTACTTCTGAACATTCCCACGAATTGCGCGCGGATGGTTTGGATTGTGTTCCAGCAGCCAGTCAGCCAGCCACACCTGCCGACAGCGGAATAATTACAAATACGATCAAAACATTTAACTTGCGAGTCACAGGCTTCACAGCCAACAGTTATCGAGGATACTTACACAGTCATTAATTGGCTTGTGCTTACAGAGCTCAGTGAGGCCTTCTATCAATGTCGGATTCACAAATTTGCTCAGGTATTCTTCAGCATCCCCATTTGTCACAAATGACTCGAGCGTAGCTGCAGGAACAGTGcagaagccagtgaaacacagatCAAGACGCTTGGTTGTTGTTGAGTCAGCAAATGTTCCTACTGTTTGGAAACATAAATTTGAGTTCCCTCTCTGCTGCCACTTGGGACTCGCTGCCATGGAGACCATTTTTCAGATCAGTGGTTCCATATTTGGCTCTTAAACTGGAGGTATACAAATAAAGACATGGAATTAGGATCACGTACTGTGGCAGGCCAGAAGAGCATTTTCATGTCTAGAGCATAACATACATTTGGTTTGAAGAagtatttaaacaaaaacaatgttctttGTCTGCATGATCCCCTTGTCTGATTCTCAGGTTGATGTCCTTCTAGTCTTGGAAAGTATTTCCAAGAGATTACGGTCAGTTGACTACGACCTACAAGCATGGCGTGCACCTGGGTGACCAGTGAGTGACTCACCAGTCAGGATCGGACGCAGGGTTATTGACACTACTGGCAGGTCCAATGATGGACTTCCAGTGGGCGACAGCGTCCTCCCGCGCCAGAGACATGACGATGATGGGACCTGAGCTCATGTAGGAGGTCAGAGCGGAAAAGAAGAGTTTCCCATAGTGATCTGCGTAGAAATCGCTGCACTGCTCCGGGGTGAGCTGCACCTTCCTCTTCTGCCACAATTACAACGAAGAACATTCATTGAAGAGACAGGTAAACACAATAACACATGGAAAAGCAGTTAGTCGTCAGTGGCTTTACTCCAGATACCATGGTCTTAGTTGGAAGCAATGTACTGTGCAGTGTGGCCGAAGTGACAAAGGGAAGCCCACCTGCACGATGGAGAAGCCAGACTTGAGAATGACGTCTTCGATCTCATCACAAATGTGGACCACGTCAGGTTTGAGGATCGCCAGGGTTTTCTCCACGTGAATGCGATAAAACTTGGACTCTTCCATCTTGTTTTCGCCGGGAATCCAAACAAACGTGTTGACTTGAAACACCTCGCGATGTTTGCCAGGGCTCGGTGTTGATCGTAGCACGTCCAAGCTTTTATTGTGAGCGATGCGGGGAATCTGCTTGACTTATATCAAAGACCCAGCGCGACCATTTTGGCCCAACAAAGTCATGATAAAGTTCACGAGTTTCCTACCTTTATTCCGGATCAAAATCTCTCAATAAATACCCCCAAATGCTCCATTAAAtactgtgtttcatgaagcgacGGAGGTTTTCCACAGCGAAACATGCGGTCGCTAGGATACCGCGCTATCGGCGACGGTGGCCGAAAAGGACACTGTTGAGAACTCGAACTTACCCTTCTCACAAATTTGACTAATAATTGTTCAACAATGGATTTATGAAGATTGactgtcatttaaaaacatggCGAGGAATATCCAGAGTCTACCATATCTGCACTGACAGATCAAAGGAGCATCACTGAAACCAGCCATCTTAAAGGCTCTTATTTTATCATGCGTTTCGTCACTGAATCTAAATATCAGGCACCTCAGAGTGACAACACTGAAGGAAAACATTTGAGGAACATGGCTAAGTGCTTGCTTCTGTCCATCTCACAAAACTTCATTTTAACAAACATGGCTTAATAATATACCAACTTTGGTAGACATTCAAGTGGATGGGACTTATGCTTCAAACACCACTTCTTGGTAGTTAAAa includes these proteins:
- the LOC128767010 gene encoding heterogeneous nuclear ribonucleoprotein A/B-like — translated: MSETEQQYMETSENGHEEAADDLNGAGHAEEDNGAEVDEGSQNGGSEGNQIDASKGEEDAGKMFVGGLSWDTSKKDLKDYFSKFGEVTDCTIKMDQQSGRSRGFGFILFKDPASVDKVLERKEHRLDGRQIDPKKAMAMKREPIKKIFVGGINPETSKEVIEEYFGQFGEIEGIELPQDSKTEKRRGFVFITYKEEADAKKVMEKKFHTVSGSKCEIKQAQPKELYQQQQYGARSFGGRGRGRPGPGQNWNPGYNYWNHGYNQNYGYGQNYGYGGYGNYDYYYGYGGGYDYNQGNTGYGKTPRRGGHQNSYKPY
- the nme5 gene encoding nucleoside diphosphate kinase homolog 5 codes for the protein MEESKFYRIHVEKTLAILKPDVVHICDEIEDVILKSGFSIVQKRKVQLTPEQCSDFYADHYGKLFFSALTSYMSSGPIIVMSLAREDAVAHWKSIIGPASSVNNPASDPDCLRAKYGTTDLKNGLHGSESQVAAERELKFMFPNTTLESFVTNGDAEEYLSKFVNPTLIEGLTELCKHKPINDCVWLADWLLEHNPNHPRAIRGNVQK